The stretch of DNA ACTACTGACTTATGCTTTATCTTTACCCTGTGGAAGCGCATTTAACCTCTGCTTTAATCCTCAGCGAAGTTTGCATCTCTTCCCTGCATCTTTCTTGAATTCTTCGTCGTCGTAGTAATCTTCTATGAAAACCTTCTCTACAAATTCGGCCTCGTATTCAATGCCACAGACATCCATCAGTCTACGGCTCATTACAGATGACCCTTTTTCAATTTTTACGGCAGTCCATACATTATATATTCCCAAAGAATTGATTTCTTTTTCCAGGCATTCCTTGAGACCGACTTTTTTTTCATCACGCTTCAATAGGTCTTCCGCCAAGGCAATTACGCCTTCGATTGAGTCTCCCCTGTTCATTAGATCCATGTTTTCTCTCATGTTTTTCAGCACGCTTTCATCATTTATCATGGATTCAACCACATCTGCAATGTCATCTTCCTTTTCGATTTTCACAGCCGCTCCTCTAAGGGCTAAGAAGTCGGCGTTTTCCTCCTCCTGTCCCGGGATGAAGAATGGTATTATCATAGGCAAACGCTTTGCTATGGACTCGGAAACAGTTAGACCTCCCGGCTTGGTTACTATTACATCGGCGTCGTCCATGAGCTCTGAAATGTTGTCAACAAAACCCATTACTTCAAGCTTTCCGTTCGCAATCGCCTGGGCATGTTTTTCTGTCAAGCGATTTTTAAGCTCCTGATTGTTCCCGCAGACTGCATATATGAACATGGCTTCGTCCATTGCAAGCAGACGCGAAAGCACCTTCTTGATACCTCTAAGACCCATTGACCCTCCCATCAGAAGCACCGTGAATGCACCCGGATGCGAAGGCGGCTTATTTGTCTTTTCTAGGAAATTCGATTTGATAGGTATCCCCAATGTATATATTTTCTCGGGCTCTATGCCCTTTATTATCAATCCGGCTCTCGTGTGCCTGCTCCCCGTTACATATGCGTCGACATTTTGATCTATATATGCTTGATGCGCCTCAAAATCAGTCACAATTGATATAAAAGGAGTCTCTATAAGGCTGTTCTTTTTTAGTGTACCGATCAGCTTTACCGCAAACGGATGTGTACCGATTATCAAATCCGGCTTCTGTTCCTGTATTATTTCCAAAATCCGCCTTTTTTCGGCTCGTATGATAAGTTTCACAAAGGGCCCGTCAAGGTTTACCCTGTTTGTTATTTTATACAGCTCCCCATAGAATTTAGGAAACCACCCGGCAAGAATCTCGTAGCCATCTTCGACTATGATTTCAAGCATTCTGTTTTCTTCCTTTATAAAATCAACCGTATTAGTTTCGTGGCCGTGTTCCTCAAACCCAGCTTCTAGGGTCATCGCCACCTGATTGTGTCCGCCCCCTGTTGAAGCGGTAATGATCATTATTTTGCCCATATAAGTATCCTTTCTTTCTTCTCTT from Peptostreptococcaceae bacterium encodes:
- a CDS encoding glycosyltransferase; the encoded protein is MGKIMIITASTGGGHNQVAMTLEAGFEEHGHETNTVDFIKEENRMLEIIVEDGYEILAGWFPKFYGELYKITNRVNLDGPFVKLIIRAEKRRILEIIQEQKPDLIIGTHPFAVKLIGTLKKNSLIETPFISIVTDFEAHQAYIDQNVDAYVTGSRHTRAGLIIKGIEPEKIYTLGIPIKSNFLEKTNKPPSHPGAFTVLLMGGSMGLRGIKKVLSRLLAMDEAMFIYAVCGNNQELKNRLTEKHAQAIANGKLEVMGFVDNISELMDDADVIVTKPGGLTVSESIAKRLPMIIPFFIPGQEEENADFLALRGAAVKIEKEDDIADVVESMINDESVLKNMRENMDLMNRGDSIEGVIALAEDLLKRDEKKVGLKECLEKEINSLGIYNVWTAVKIEKGSSVMSRRLMDVCGIEYEAEFVEKVFIEDYYDDEEFKKDAGKRCKLR